A single Silvibacterium dinghuense DNA region contains:
- the bamA gene encoding outer membrane protein assembly factor BamA, which yields MRRSLRRTLQFLPLFCCLLALTAWGQQSQQIVSQIRVIGNREIPKETVLARMFSHVNDTYDPLTVERDFNSLWNTGYFDNVYIEKEDSPKGVILDVYVTEKPTIREINYKGLNSVTQSDVLDRFKKEKVGISVESKFDEARMAHAIAVLKELLAEHGHQFATIKPDIKKIPPASVQINFIIKEGPKVKVGDIRFTGNEHVKSRELRAAMRNLRPVGIPHSIFLENLFARTYDASKLEEDSERVRQAYRDRGYLRASVGDAKTHLRNETGLSLFTFRPKKGKRIDIALPIDEGGRYRLSKITFTGNKAVTNVRALRAQFAIKDGEYFNATAFAKGLQNLQKAYGQLGYINFSGIPNPTFDEANHTVAFNVDIDEGKPYYVSRIEFQGNTTTRDFVIRRELMLEEGQVYNSHLWELSLQRLNQLDYFDPLKVDQDSETHQNAEAGTVDLLLKVKEKGKNSIGLNGGVSGLGGSFLGLNYQTNNFLGLGETLSVQANLGEVQRNIRFGFNEPYVHNRPLNLGFQIFNSKQDYNSSKNYSLTGSANQSIATQSLLQKYNQESTGFSVSGSYPIRRSFKRLGFTYTLDKSSVSTFSAASTSFFQTLAFRSGIQGQNALEGIVSSMASFSFMENKLDATYQPHSGHELSALLQVAGLWGNVRYISPVVEYRSFHPVKGLKFDREGRNVFGYRLQASYIHGVSGDVAPPFNRFYSGGESELRGFDIRSATPYGFVPTKVMFNLTNPDGSTVPRDPTNPSDGAIQIPLPVYGIASIGGDLNIVANQQYTIPIYARTVAFVIFNDFGMDMATSTSQLRQSPEGQAMLNSPLYGCPNYTNGACQGGVQIQFDKYIAPISGTNYVPRDSIGGELDVMMPIINAPIRIYYAYNPVRLEKDFAQQNLITRSMFPSGGAGDYTYKLAEEFYGSQLQLREPKKTFRLSVSTTF from the coding sequence TTGCGCCGTAGCCTCCGTCGCACGCTGCAGTTTCTTCCCCTGTTCTGCTGCCTCCTCGCGCTTACAGCGTGGGGCCAGCAGTCGCAGCAGATCGTCAGCCAGATCCGGGTCATCGGTAATCGCGAGATTCCGAAAGAGACGGTGCTGGCGCGCATGTTCAGCCATGTCAACGATACGTACGATCCGTTGACGGTCGAGCGCGATTTCAACTCGCTGTGGAATACCGGCTATTTCGACAACGTGTACATCGAGAAGGAAGACTCCCCCAAGGGCGTCATTCTCGATGTGTACGTGACGGAGAAGCCGACGATCCGCGAGATCAATTACAAGGGCCTGAACTCGGTCACCCAATCCGACGTCCTCGACCGCTTCAAGAAGGAAAAGGTCGGCATCTCGGTCGAAAGCAAGTTCGATGAGGCGCGCATGGCCCATGCCATTGCGGTGCTCAAGGAGCTTCTCGCTGAGCACGGACACCAGTTTGCGACCATCAAGCCGGATATCAAGAAGATTCCGCCGGCCTCGGTGCAGATCAACTTCATCATCAAGGAAGGCCCCAAGGTCAAAGTGGGCGATATCCGCTTCACAGGCAATGAGCATGTGAAGTCGCGCGAGCTGCGCGCCGCTATGCGCAATCTGCGCCCCGTGGGTATTCCGCACTCAATCTTCCTCGAGAACCTTTTCGCGCGCACCTACGACGCGAGCAAGCTCGAAGAAGATTCCGAGCGTGTGCGCCAGGCTTACCGTGACCGCGGCTACCTGCGCGCCAGCGTAGGCGACGCCAAGACGCACCTGCGTAATGAAACGGGCCTGTCGCTCTTCACCTTCCGTCCGAAGAAGGGCAAGCGGATCGATATTGCGCTGCCGATCGATGAGGGTGGCCGTTATCGTCTCTCGAAGATCACCTTCACCGGCAATAAGGCCGTGACCAATGTGCGCGCCCTGCGCGCCCAGTTCGCCATCAAGGACGGCGAATACTTCAACGCGACGGCATTTGCGAAGGGTCTTCAGAACCTGCAGAAGGCCTATGGCCAGCTCGGTTACATCAATTTCTCCGGCATCCCGAACCCGACCTTCGATGAGGCAAACCACACCGTCGCCTTCAATGTCGACATCGATGAAGGTAAGCCTTACTACGTATCTCGGATCGAGTTCCAGGGCAACACGACCACGCGCGACTTCGTTATCCGCCGTGAACTGATGCTCGAAGAAGGCCAGGTCTATAACAGCCATCTGTGGGAGCTGAGCCTGCAGCGCCTCAATCAGCTCGACTACTTCGATCCGCTCAAGGTGGACCAGGATTCGGAGACGCACCAGAATGCCGAAGCCGGCACCGTGGACCTGCTGCTGAAGGTGAAGGAAAAGGGCAAGAACTCGATCGGCCTGAACGGCGGCGTCAGCGGCCTGGGCGGATCGTTCCTCGGCCTCAATTATCAGACCAACAACTTCCTCGGTCTGGGTGAAACGCTGAGCGTCCAGGCGAATCTGGGCGAGGTGCAGCGCAACATCCGCTTCGGCTTCAATGAGCCGTACGTGCACAACCGTCCGTTGAACCTGGGCTTCCAGATCTTCAACAGCAAGCAGGACTACAACTCGTCGAAGAACTACAGCCTCACCGGCTCGGCGAACCAGTCGATTGCGACCCAGTCGCTGCTGCAGAAGTACAACCAGGAGTCGACCGGCTTCTCGGTCTCGGGCAGCTATCCGATCCGCCGCAGCTTCAAGCGGCTCGGCTTCACCTATACGCTGGACAAGTCCTCCGTCTCGACCTTCAGCGCGGCTTCGACCAGCTTCTTCCAGACGCTGGCCTTCCGCAGCGGCATCCAGGGGCAGAACGCGCTCGAAGGTATCGTGAGCAGCATGGCGTCGTTCAGCTTCATGGAAAACAAGCTGGATGCGACCTATCAGCCGCACTCGGGACATGAGCTCTCGGCGCTGCTGCAGGTGGCCGGCCTCTGGGGCAATGTCCGCTATATCAGCCCGGTCGTGGAATATCGCAGTTTCCATCCGGTGAAGGGTCTGAAGTTCGATCGCGAAGGCCGCAACGTCTTCGGCTATCGCCTGCAGGCTTCTTATATCCATGGCGTCAGCGGCGACGTCGCGCCGCCCTTCAACCGCTTCTATTCGGGCGGCGAGTCGGAACTGCGCGGCTTCGATATCCGCTCGGCGACGCCTTACGGCTTCGTGCCGACGAAGGTGATGTTCAACCTGACGAATCCCGACGGCAGCACGGTTCCGCGCGATCCGACCAACCCGAGCGACGGCGCCATCCAGATTCCGCTGCCGGTCTATGGCATTGCATCGATCGGTGGCGACCTGAATATCGTTGCCAATCAGCAGTACACCATTCCGATCTATGCGCGCACGGTGGCGTTCGTGATCTTCAACGATTTCGGCATGGATATGGCGACGTCGACGAGCCAGCTGCGGCAGAGCCCGGAAGGTCAGGCCATGCTCAATTCGCCCCTCTACGGCTGCCCGAACTATACGAATGGGGCCTGCCAGGGCGGCGTGCAGATCCAGTTCGACAAATACATCGCGCCCATCTCGGGCACGAACTATGTGCCTCGCGACTCGATCGGTGGAGAGCTGGACGTGATGATGCCGATTATCAACGCGCCTATCCGCATCTACTATGCCTACAATCCGGTTCGTCTGGAGAAGGACTTTGCCCAGCAGAACCTGATCACCCGCAGCATGTTCCCCTCGGGCGGCGCAGGCGACTACACCTACAAACTGGCAGAGGAGTTCTACGGTTCTCAGTTGCAGCTGCGCGAGCCGAAGAAGACCTTCCGGCTCTCGGTCAGCACCACCTTCTAA
- a CDS encoding CPXCG motif-containing cysteine-rich protein, protein MPLEAGFQCAGCGEWNETVVDESGGRRQSYVEDCQVCCKPNELAIEWDGKGYLIRAELEG, encoded by the coding sequence ATGCCTCTTGAGGCGGGTTTCCAGTGCGCGGGCTGTGGAGAGTGGAATGAGACGGTTGTGGATGAGAGCGGCGGCCGCCGGCAGAGCTACGTCGAGGACTGCCAGGTATGCTGCAAGCCGAATGAGCTTGCCATCGAATGGGATGGCAAAGGGTATCTCATCCGGGCCGAACTGGAAGGATGA
- a CDS encoding YybH family protein — protein sequence MRSIPTRRPHLFFAFLCACALLLGHPLNRDAQAQQAGTGSTPAAKDKTAILQVLDDQQTAWNRGDVETFMHGYKDSPETTFIGSSVQHGYQPILERYKKRYSTPEAMGHLDFSEQSVRMLGPDHALVVGHFHLTRTASGGGDAQGIFSLILEREPEGWRIILDHTSTTP from the coding sequence ATGCGCTCGATCCCGACCCGCCGCCCACACCTCTTCTTTGCGTTTCTATGCGCCTGCGCCCTGCTCCTCGGCCACCCCCTGAACCGGGACGCCCAGGCTCAGCAGGCCGGCACCGGCAGCACGCCTGCCGCGAAGGACAAAACCGCCATCCTCCAGGTTCTCGACGACCAGCAGACCGCCTGGAACCGGGGCGACGTCGAAACCTTCATGCACGGCTATAAAGACTCGCCCGAGACTACCTTCATCGGCTCCAGTGTCCAGCACGGCTACCAGCCCATCCTGGAGCGCTATAAGAAGCGCTACTCCACGCCCGAGGCCATGGGCCATCTCGACTTCTCCGAGCAGTCCGTGCGCATGCTGGGACCCGACCACGCTCTCGTTGTCGGCCACTTCCACCTGACCCGTACCGCCAGTGGCGGGGGCGACGCCCAGGGCATCTTCTCCCTCATCCTTGAGCGGGAACCGGAAGGCTGGCGCATCATCCTCGACCACACCAGCACCACGCCGTAA
- a CDS encoding glutaminase family protein, with protein MEAFASRRLIAVSSFLLSALLPAAAQQLRPPAVPLITHNPYFSVWSMGDKLTGGPTRHWTGAEQPFTGLLRIDGKPFRYMGGWPGDVPAMEQQSVTVGATNTTYVFTGGGVKLTLDFFTPAFPQDIDLLSRPVTYLTWTLDSTDNSSHKVELLLDVDGRIAVDTDNQKVTWGRSDTTNLHVLNIGSRDQQVLNRSGDNLRIDWGYFHLAVPNDEAATLAASREAIHDFVHTGMLPTSDDMDMPATPRDDAAQLAVELPIDVPVSGSASRHVLVSYTEDYAIEYLGRKQRPYWQRNNKPVQEMLTEAEQQYSELMDRGAKYDADLAADLEKAGGPGYRDVALLAYRQTLAAHGLSADIDGKPRLYAKENFSDGDIATVDVIYPTAPFFLFFNPELLEAELKPVFDYAELPRWRFPFAPHDLGFYPLADGQVYGGGEQTEENQMPVEETGNLLILAAALGQTEGNWHVAKEYWPLFTKWAEYLKDKGLDPENQLSTDDFAGHLAHNANLSIKAIDALAAYAQMARGIGDPVTAKKYEVMTRGMATKWEQLARDGDHYKLAFDRPDTWSQKYNLVWDQILGFHIFPNSVRQTEMAFYLKHINEYGLPLDSRADYTKLDWQVWTATLADKREDFDAIMAPIQKWVSATPSRVPLTDWYDTKTGEKSGFQARSVVGGVYIKALADKSLAEKWRTVDTKTAQSSN; from the coding sequence ATGGAAGCGTTTGCATCGCGCCGCCTGATTGCCGTCTCTTCGTTTCTGCTTTCTGCCCTGCTTCCCGCAGCCGCCCAGCAGCTCCGCCCGCCGGCCGTGCCGCTTATCACCCACAACCCCTATTTCAGCGTCTGGTCCATGGGGGACAAGCTCACCGGCGGCCCCACCCGCCACTGGACCGGCGCCGAGCAGCCCTTTACCGGGCTTCTCCGCATCGACGGTAAGCCCTTCCGGTACATGGGAGGCTGGCCCGGCGACGTGCCGGCCATGGAGCAGCAGTCCGTCACCGTCGGAGCGACGAACACGACCTATGTCTTCACCGGCGGCGGCGTAAAACTCACCCTCGATTTCTTCACCCCCGCCTTCCCGCAGGACATCGACTTGCTTTCGCGTCCGGTCACCTACCTCACCTGGACACTCGACAGCACGGACAACTCCTCGCACAAGGTCGAGCTGCTGCTCGACGTCGATGGGCGCATCGCCGTCGACACGGACAACCAGAAAGTCACCTGGGGCCGCAGCGACACGACAAACCTGCACGTGCTGAACATCGGCTCGCGCGACCAGCAGGTGCTCAACCGCTCGGGCGACAACCTCCGCATCGACTGGGGCTACTTCCACCTCGCTGTCCCCAACGATGAGGCCGCAACCCTCGCCGCCTCCAGGGAGGCCATCCATGACTTCGTCCATACGGGCATGCTGCCCACCTCCGACGACATGGACATGCCGGCCACGCCGCGTGACGACGCTGCCCAGCTTGCCGTGGAACTGCCCATCGACGTCCCCGTAAGCGGCTCGGCCTCGCGCCACGTCCTCGTCTCCTACACCGAGGACTATGCGATCGAATACCTGGGCAGGAAACAGCGCCCCTACTGGCAGCGCAATAACAAGCCAGTACAGGAGATGCTCACCGAAGCCGAGCAGCAGTACTCCGAGCTGATGGATCGCGGCGCAAAATACGATGCCGACCTGGCCGCCGATCTCGAAAAGGCAGGCGGTCCCGGTTATCGCGACGTGGCACTGCTCGCCTATCGGCAGACGCTGGCTGCGCACGGCCTCTCGGCCGATATCGACGGCAAGCCGCGCCTTTACGCAAAGGAGAACTTCTCCGACGGCGACATCGCCACGGTGGACGTGATCTATCCGACCGCGCCGTTCTTCCTCTTCTTCAATCCCGAGCTGCTCGAGGCCGAGCTCAAACCGGTGTTCGACTACGCGGAACTGCCGCGCTGGCGCTTCCCCTTCGCCCCGCATGACCTCGGCTTCTACCCGCTGGCCGACGGACAGGTCTACGGCGGCGGCGAGCAGACCGAAGAGAACCAGATGCCGGTCGAAGAAACCGGCAACCTGCTGATCCTGGCCGCCGCGCTCGGCCAGACCGAGGGCAACTGGCATGTTGCGAAGGAGTACTGGCCGCTCTTTACCAAGTGGGCTGAGTACCTGAAGGACAAGGGCCTCGATCCCGAGAACCAGCTCTCGACGGATGACTTTGCCGGCCACCTCGCACACAACGCCAATCTCTCGATTAAGGCCATCGACGCCCTCGCCGCCTACGCGCAGATGGCGCGTGGCATCGGCGACCCGGTCACGGCCAAAAAGTACGAGGTGATGACCAGGGGAATGGCCACGAAGTGGGAGCAGCTGGCCCGCGACGGCGACCATTACAAGCTGGCCTTCGACCGTCCGGACACCTGGAGCCAGAAGTACAACCTCGTGTGGGATCAGATCCTCGGCTTCCACATCTTCCCCAACAGCGTGCGCCAGACGGAAATGGCCTTCTACCTGAAGCACATCAATGAGTACGGCCTGCCGCTCGACAGCCGCGCCGATTACACCAAGCTCGACTGGCAGGTCTGGACCGCAACGCTGGCCGACAAGCGCGAAGACTTCGACGCAATCATGGCGCCGATCCAGAAGTGGGTAAGCGCGACACCCAGCCGCGTGCCGCTCACCGACTGGTACGACACCAAGACCGGCGAGAAGTCCGGCTTCCAGGCCCGCAGCGTGGTTGGCGGCGTCTACATCAAGGCGCTCGCGGACAAATCGCTCGCGGAAAAGTGGCGCACCGTGGACACGAAGACGGCTCAGTCGTCGAACTAA